Genomic DNA from Sphingobium sp. WTD-1:
CCGTCAGCTTGGTCGGCGTCTCGACATCGACCTGGACGACCAGGTCGCCCTGACCGCGGCCGTTCAGCACCGGCATGCCGGCGCCGCGCTGCTTGATCTGCTTGCCCGACTGGATGCCGCTCGGGATCTTGATCTCATGCCGCTGGCCATCGAGGCCCGGCACTTCGATCATCCCGCCCAGCGCCGCCGTCGTGATGCTGACCGGAACGCGACAGAAAAGCGTGGTGCCATCCCGTTCGAAGATGCTGTGCCGCTTCACATGCAGGAAGATGTAGAGATCGCCCGCAGGCGCGCCACGCGCACCGGCCTCGCCCTCGCCGGACAGGCGAATGCGGGTGCCTTCGTCGACGCCCGCCGGGATATTGACCGACAGCGTCTTGGGCCGATCGACCCGGCCTTCGCCGCGACAGGATTTGCAGGGGCTTTCAATCACCTGGCCCGCGCCATGGCAGCTGGGGCAGGTCCGCTCGACCACGAAGAAGCCCTGCTGTGCCCGCACCTGGCCATGCCCCTGGCAGGTGCCGCAGGTCTTGACTCCGGTGCCCGGCTGGGCGCCCGAACCGTCGCAGCTATCGCAGGCGGCCGACACCTCGATCTGGATCTCGGTCTTCTTGCCATGATAGGCTTCGTCCAGCGTGATTTCGAGATCATAGCGCAGGTCCGCGCCGCGGCGCTGCTGCTGGCGTCCGCCACCGCCGCCAAAGCCGGCCTGGCCAAAGATCGTCTCGAAAATATCGCCAAGATCGGAGAAACCGCCGGCGCCGCCGTGGAATCCGCCACCGCCGCCCTGTTGCTGCTGCTTGAACGCGGCATGACCGAACCGGTCATAGGCCGCCCGCTTCTGCGGATCCTTCAGGCAGTCATAGGCTTCGGAAACGGCCTTGAACTTGGCCTCGCTGTCGGTGCAGCCCCCGGTCTTATCCGGGTGATATTTCATCGCCAGCTTGCGATAGGCGCTCTTGATCGCGGCCCCGTCGGCTGTGCGTTCTACTTCGAGCAGTTCGTAATAGTCGATTTCGGTCGTCATCTCGCCCTCGGCGCGCACGGTCCCCGGCCTCGCTCCGAACGGATGCACTGGTCAGAAACCAGCCTGTCCGCCGGGAGCGAAGTCGAGGAGCGTTTCATGGGGCTTACGCCTTGTTGTCGTCCACTTCGGAGAATTCGGCGTCGACGACGCCGTCATCGGCCTTCGGCGCTTCGGCCTCCGGCGAGGCTGCAGCAGCCTGCTCCTTCTCGTAGATCGCCTGGCCCAGCTTCATCGCGACGGTCGCGAGTTCCTGCGCCTTGGCCTTCATGGCTTCGGCGTCGCCGCCTTCGATCGCCGACTTGGTTTCGGCAATCGCGGCTTCGATCTCGCCCTTCAGCGATGCGTCGACCTTGTCGCCATGTTCGGCCAGCTGCGCCTCGGTCGTGTGAACCAGGCTTTCGGCATTGTTCTTGGCTTCGGCCGCTTCACGACGCTTCTTGTCCTCTTCGGCGAAGCGCTCGGCATCCTTGACCATCTGGTCGATGTCGGAGTCGCTGAGGCCGCCCGAGGCCTGGATGCGGATCTGCTGTTCCTTGCCGGTGCCCTTGTCCTTGGCGGACACGTTGACCAGGCCGTTGGCGTCGATGTCGAAGGTGACTTCGATCTGCGGCACGCCGCGCGGCGCCGGCGGGATGCCGACCAGGTCGAACTGGCCGAGCAGCTTGTTGTCCGCCGCCATTTCACGCTCGCCCTGGAACACGCGGATGGTCACCGCCTGCTGATTGTCATCGGCGGTCGAATAGACCTGCGACTTCTTGGCGGGGATGGTGGTGTTGCGGTCGATCATGCGGGTGAACACGCCACCCAGCGTCTCGATGCCCAGCGACAGCGGGGTCACGTCGAGCAGCAGCACGTCCTTGACGTCGCCCTGCAGCACGCCGGCCTGAATGGCGGCGCCCATGGCGACGACTTCGTCCGGGTTCACGCCGGTGTGCGGTTCCTTGCCGAAGAATTCCTTCACGGCTTCGCGCACCTTGGGCATGCGGGTCATGCCGCCGACGAGGACGACTTCGCTGATCTCGCTGGCGGTCACGCCGGCGTCGGCCAGAGCCTTCTTGCAGGGCTCCATCGTGCGCTTGATGAGGTCGGCGACCAGACGCTCCAGATCGGCGCGGGTGATCGTCTTCACCAGATGCTTGGGGCCATTCTGGTCCGCGGTGATGAAGGGCAGGTTGACTTCGGTCGACTGGGCCGAGGACAGCTCGATCTTCGCCTTTTCAGCGGCTTCCTTCAGACGCTGGAGGGCCAGCTTGTCCTTGGTGAGGTCGATGCTTTCCGCCTTCTTGAAGTCGGCAGCCAGATATTCGACCAGCTTGGCGTCGAAATCTTCGCCGCCCAGGAAGGTGTCGCCGTTGGTCGACTTCACTTCGAACACGCCATCGCCGATCTCCAGGATCGAGATGTCGAAGGTACCGCCGCCAAGGTCATAGACGGCAATGGTCTTGCCGTCCTGCTTGTCGAGGCCATAGGCGAGCGCGGCTGCGGTCGGCTCGTTGATGATGCGCAGCACTTCGAGGCCCGCAATCTGGCCGGCGTCCTTGGTCGCCTGGCGCTGGGCGTCGTTGAAGTAGGCGGGAACGGTGATGACGGCCTGCGTCACGGTTTCGCCCAGATAGCTCTCGGCAGTTTCCTTCATCTTCTGCAGGATGAAGGCGCTGATCTGCGACGGGCTATATTCCTCGCCACCGGCCTTGACCCAGGCGTCGCCATTCGGACCCTTGGCGATGTCATAGGGGACGAGTTCCATGTCCTTCTTGGTCATGGGATCGTCGAAGCGGCGGCCGATCAGGCGCTTCACCGCGAAAATCGTGTTGTCCGGATTGGTGACAGCCTGACGCTTGGCCGGCTGGCCGATCAGGCGCTCGCCATCCTTGGCGAAGGCGACGATCGACGGCGTGGTGCGCGCACCTTCCGCATTTTCGATAACCTTGGGCTTGCCGCCGTCCATCACAGCGATGCAGCTGTTGGTCGTGCCAAGGTCGATACCGATAACTTTTGCCATTTGTGTCCTCTTTGAACCCCAAAATATATTCAGCGGTTGACGGCCCAATACCTCACGTAAGCGCCAAGGCAAGGCCGGTTTGCGCAAGGGATATAGGCGCGCTTTCGCTTGGCACAAGGATCGGGGACGATTAGTCAGCTATTGACCGGAAACGAGACAGTCACGGAGCCCAAGTCCATGCGTGCGCCCTTTGCCCTTATCGCCCTCGCCGCGCCGCTGGCCCTTGCCGGCTGTGGCGACCCTGCGCCCAGCTATGTCGACCAGGCTTGGGTCCGGCTGTCACCCAACAAGGATACGCCCTCGGCCGGCTATTTCGTGGCGCATGGCGGCGATGCCGGGGTGCAGTTGCGCGGGGTGATGACCGACTATGCGCTCAAGGTCGAGATGCATGAGAGCGTCGGCAAGGACGGCATGATGTCGATGCAGCCGATCGAGAGCGTCGACGTGCCGGCCAAGGGCACGGTGGCCTTCGCGCCGGGCGGCAAGCATCTGATGATCTGGGGCGTCAACGATACCGCGATCAGCCGGGGCAAGATGCAGCTTACCTTCCTGATGTCGAACGGCGACCGATTGCTGGTCGATGCGGTGATCCGCAAGCCCGACGGCAGCGCACCGGCGGCGCCTGCTACGGACAATGCGACGGACGAGCATAAGGCGCATTGACCAGCCGCCCGCTGACACTTGAGGAGGCCGCGCTCGCCCGGACGATGTTCGGCGACGCGATCGCCTATGACCGGGTGCGGGTCCACAACCGGAAATGGTGGCCCTTCCAGCCGCGCGCGGTGACCATGGCCCCCGACGGCGACCTGTGGTTTCATCCCGAAGGCGGCCTCTTCTGCGACGATTTCTGCGCCAGCCCGCTCAGCCTGCAGGGCCTGTTCATCCATGAGATGACCCATGTGTGGCAGGCGCAGCGGTCGGGCAAATATTGGCTGCCGCTAATGCGTCACCCCTTCTGCCGTTATGATTATGCGATCGAGCCGGGCAAGCCCTTCGCCCGATATGGCATCGAGCAGCAGGCCGAAATCGTCCGCCATGCCTTCATCCTGCGCCAGGGCGGCCGGGTGGAAGGCAAGCCGGGGATCGCGGTTTATGAGGCGCTGTTGCCATTTGCCTTGACCTGATCGCTCCCCCTTACCCCCCATGGCCGCTGCGGCAACCGTCGGGGACGACGCTACGGCTGAGCGAAGCGGTCGAGAAGATGTCGGCTTCGGGCAGGCTGTGGCTGTAGGTGAGGACCGCGCTGGTCAGGCGCTCCGTCGCGTCGTCATTGGCGTCATGGATCGTCGCCGCGATAATCGCGCCGTCGTCGAGCACATCATAGGTGCGCAGATTGCCGTCATCGGCCACCGCGATGCGGGATACAGGGCCATAGCGACCGCCGGTTTCCCGCCCCAGAAATTCCTTGGCGACCAGCTTGCGGTTGGCGTTGACGCCACAGGCGGCGGCCGCGAGTGACGGCGAAGTTGACACCTCTCCGGTACGGACATCCAGATGCTGGGCCTCGCCGGTCGCGCAATTGGCGACGATCCGGTCGCGCGGGGTTTCGACCCGGTGACGGTCGCCCTGATGATATTCCGCCGCCCATTCCTTGAGCTGCACTTCCTCGCTGGGCGTCACCACATTCCAGGTGCAGACCGCATATGTCGCTTTCGTTGTCCGCGTCAGCGCCAGCACCGCGTCCACATCCTGGGGCGGGGCCGCAGCCGTCAGCAACAAGGGCAGCAGGATCATCCCCTGACGTCCAACAGGCTTCCGCATCGCCGGCACCTCCTTGATCGATCGGCACCCAAGCTAGAGGCTGATCGCGCGCGCGCAATGGGCAAAGAAAAAGGGCGGACCAGATGGCCCGCCCTCTTCGGATTTCCGGCATGATGCCAGAGGCTTAGTATACGCGCGCCTTCGGCTTGATATACTCGGCCTCGTCGGTCATCGTGTAGTCGTGGACCGGACGATAATCGAGCGTCACCTTGCCGCCCGAACCACCCCAGCCTTCGAACCAGCTGATGGTGTGCTTCATCCAGTTTTCGTCGTCGCGGTTCGGGAAATCCTCATGCGCATGGGCGCCGCGCGATTCCTTGCGGGCCTCGGCGCCTTCCATCGTGCAGATGGCCTGGCTCATGAGATTGTCCAGTTCCAGCGTCTCGATCAGGTCGGTGTTCCAGATCAGCGAACGGTCGGCGATCTTGACGTCCTGCAGGCGCTTGTTGACCGCCTGCATCTTGACGACGCCGTCGGCCAGCAATTCGCTGTCGCGGAACACGGCGGCATGCTTCTGCATGGTGCGCTGCATGTCCATGCGGATGTCCGCCGTCGAGGTGGTGCCGTTGGCGTTGCGATAGTGATCGAGGCGCGACAGCGCCAGATCGGCCGCATTAGCCGGCAGCGGCTTGTGCGGGGTGTTGGGCTTGAGATTGTCCTTGAGGAACAGGCCGGTTGCGCGGCCGAACACGACAAGGTCGATCAGCGAGTTGGAGCCGAGGCGGTTCGCGCCATGGACCGACACGCAGGCCGCTTCGCCGACCGCGAACAGGCCCGGCACCACGACTTCCGGATCGTCGCCGACCTTCGTCACCACCTGGCCATGATAGTTACAGGGGATGCCGCCCATATTGTAATGGACCGTCGGGGTCACGGGCAGCGGCTGGCGGGTCAGGTCGACGCCGGCAAAGATCTTGCCGCTTTCGGTGATGCCCGGCAGGCGCTCGGCCAGAACCTTGGGGTCGATATGGTCGAGGTGCAGGAAGATGTGATCCTTGTGCTCGCCGACGCCGCGGCCCTCGCGCATTTCCATCGCCATCGAGCGCGACACGACGTCACGCGACGCCAGATCCTTCGCCGACGGGGCATAGCGTTCCATGAAACGCTCGCCTTCGGAATTGGTGAGATAGCCGCCTTCGCCGCGCGCGCCTTCGGTGATCAGCACGCCCGCGCCATAGATGCCGGTCGGATGGAACTGGACGAATTCCAGATCCTGCAGCGGCAGGCCGGCGCGCAGCACCATGCCGCCGCCGTCGCCGGTGCAGCTATGGGCCGAAGTGGCCGAAAAATAGGCGCGGCCATAGCCACCGGTCGCCAGCACGACGGCATGGCTGCGGAAGCGGTGGATGCTGCCATCTTCCATGCAGATGGCGATGACGCCGCGGCATTCCTTGCCGTTCGGGCCATCTTCCATGATCAGGTCGATAGCGAAATATTCGATGTAAAAGTCGGCGTCATACTTCAGGCTCTGCTGATAGAGAGCGTGCAGCATGGCGTGGCCGGTACGGTCGGCGGCGGCGCAGGTGCGCTGCACCGGCGGGCCGGCGCCCATATTCTGCATGTGGCCGCCGAAGGGACGCTGATAGATGGTGCCGTCCTGGTTGCGGCTGAACGGCACGCCGGCATGTTCCAGCTCGATCACGGCCGCCGGCGCTTCGCGCACCATATATTCGATCGCGTCCTGGTCACCCAGCCAGTCCGACCCCTTGACGGTGTCATACATGTGCCAGGTCCAGTGGTCGGGGCTGTTGTTGCCGAGCGAGGCGGCGATGCCGCCCTGCGCCGCCACGGTGTGGCTGCGGGTCGGGAACAGCTTGGTGATGCAGGCGGTCTTGAGACCCGCTTCGGCGCTGCCCATGGTGGCGCGCAGGCCCGAGCCGCCGGCACCCACGACGACGGTGTCGTAGGTATGGTCGATGATCTTGTAGGCTTCGCTCATTACTTGACGACCCCGATGAAGGCGATCTTGGCGATCGCGAAGACGCCCGCGGCAGCGCCGGCATAGGCATAGAAGTTCAGCAGCAGCATCGAGAAGAAGGCCAGGCCCTTGTCGTGGACATAGTCCTCCAGCATGACCTGCATGCCCAGACGCAGATGCATGAAGATGCTGACGACCATCAGCATCAGCGGCACGGCGACCAGCGGATTGTGGATCCAGTTGACCACGCTCTCATAATCGAGGCCGGGCAGCGCGATCAGGCTGAA
This window encodes:
- the dnaJ gene encoding molecular chaperone DnaJ, which codes for MTTEIDYYELLEVERTADGAAIKSAYRKLAMKYHPDKTGGCTDSEAKFKAVSEAYDCLKDPQKRAAYDRFGHAAFKQQQQGGGGGFHGGAGGFSDLGDIFETIFGQAGFGGGGGRQQQRRGADLRYDLEITLDEAYHGKKTEIQIEVSAACDSCDGSGAQPGTGVKTCGTCQGHGQVRAQQGFFVVERTCPSCHGAGQVIESPCKSCRGEGRVDRPKTLSVNIPAGVDEGTRIRLSGEGEAGARGAPAGDLYIFLHVKRHSIFERDGTTLFCRVPVSITTAALGGMIEVPGLDGQRHEIKIPSGIQSGKQIKQRGAGMPVLNGRGQGDLVVQVDVETPTKLTAKQRELLEAFRETETGEECPQSSGFFGKLKELWGD
- the dnaK gene encoding molecular chaperone DnaK produces the protein MAKVIGIDLGTTNSCIAVMDGGKPKVIENAEGARTTPSIVAFAKDGERLIGQPAKRQAVTNPDNTIFAVKRLIGRRFDDPMTKKDMELVPYDIAKGPNGDAWVKAGGEEYSPSQISAFILQKMKETAESYLGETVTQAVITVPAYFNDAQRQATKDAGQIAGLEVLRIINEPTAAALAYGLDKQDGKTIAVYDLGGGTFDISILEIGDGVFEVKSTNGDTFLGGEDFDAKLVEYLAADFKKAESIDLTKDKLALQRLKEAAEKAKIELSSAQSTEVNLPFITADQNGPKHLVKTITRADLERLVADLIKRTMEPCKKALADAGVTASEISEVVLVGGMTRMPKVREAVKEFFGKEPHTGVNPDEVVAMGAAIQAGVLQGDVKDVLLLDVTPLSLGIETLGGVFTRMIDRNTTIPAKKSQVYSTADDNQQAVTIRVFQGEREMAADNKLLGQFDLVGIPPAPRGVPQIEVTFDIDANGLVNVSAKDKGTGKEQQIRIQASGGLSDSDIDQMVKDAERFAEEDKKRREAAEAKNNAESLVHTTEAQLAEHGDKVDASLKGEIEAAIAETKSAIEGGDAEAMKAKAQELATVAMKLGQAIYEKEQAAAASPEAEAPKADDGVVDAEFSEVDDNKA
- a CDS encoding copper chaperone PCu(A)C — protein: MRAPFALIALAAPLALAGCGDPAPSYVDQAWVRLSPNKDTPSAGYFVAHGGDAGVQLRGVMTDYALKVEMHESVGKDGMMSMQPIESVDVPAKGTVAFAPGGKHLMIWGVNDTAISRGKMQLTFLMSNGDRLLVDAVIRKPDGSAPAAPATDNATDEHKAH
- a CDS encoding vgr related protein, which gives rise to MTSRPLTLEEAALARTMFGDAIAYDRVRVHNRKWWPFQPRAVTMAPDGDLWFHPEGGLFCDDFCASPLSLQGLFIHEMTHVWQAQRSGKYWLPLMRHPFCRYDYAIEPGKPFARYGIEQQAEIVRHAFILRQGGRVEGKPGIAVYEALLPFALT
- the sdhA gene encoding succinate dehydrogenase flavoprotein subunit translates to MSEAYKIIDHTYDTVVVGAGGSGLRATMGSAEAGLKTACITKLFPTRSHTVAAQGGIAASLGNNSPDHWTWHMYDTVKGSDWLGDQDAIEYMVREAPAAVIELEHAGVPFSRNQDGTIYQRPFGGHMQNMGAGPPVQRTCAAADRTGHAMLHALYQQSLKYDADFYIEYFAIDLIMEDGPNGKECRGVIAICMEDGSIHRFRSHAVVLATGGYGRAYFSATSAHSCTGDGGGMVLRAGLPLQDLEFVQFHPTGIYGAGVLITEGARGEGGYLTNSEGERFMERYAPSAKDLASRDVVSRSMAMEMREGRGVGEHKDHIFLHLDHIDPKVLAERLPGITESGKIFAGVDLTRQPLPVTPTVHYNMGGIPCNYHGQVVTKVGDDPEVVVPGLFAVGEAACVSVHGANRLGSNSLIDLVVFGRATGLFLKDNLKPNTPHKPLPANAADLALSRLDHYRNANGTTSTADIRMDMQRTMQKHAAVFRDSELLADGVVKMQAVNKRLQDVKIADRSLIWNTDLIETLELDNLMSQAICTMEGAEARKESRGAHAHEDFPNRDDENWMKHTISWFEGWGGSGGKVTLDYRPVHDYTMTDEAEYIKPKARVY
- the sdhD gene encoding succinate dehydrogenase, hydrophobic membrane anchor protein, encoding MGTGTGIGRVRGLGSAKHGAHHWLAQRYTAIGNLLLVLWLLFSLIALPGLDYESVVNWIHNPLVAVPLMLMVVSIFMHLRLGMQVMLEDYVHDKGLAFFSMLLLNFYAYAGAAAGVFAIAKIAFIGVVK